CCAAACACAGCGAGTGGAGGAGAGCAAGAggtaaggaagagggagggaatgagTGAGGACAAGGAGAGGCCTCTCCATCCCCCAGACCCCTGCTGTGCCGAGGAGGGAATCTGGGCTGTAATCAGGCAAGATCCTTGTGGACCCTGCCCTTGAGCCCCACCAGTGAGGTCTCAGGAGTTAGTTTGGGGGCTCCCGAGATGGCACAGGGCACTCCAGGTCAGCCTCAGTGGGGCAGAGGAAGAGAATTCTGAGGGGTCTAGATGTCTGAAAGGAATTGCTCTCCTGCCTGTGTGGCCCTGAGCAGGAGAATTGATCTTTCTgggcctctgtctctctgtctgtaatTGGGAACAGCATTATCTCCTTTAAGGGTTGGTCTGTCATTTAGGTAGAGAAGGAAGTTCAAGGACCTCATAGGGGCCGAATGTGAATTACCGAGGGTGAGAGAGCCAAGGAGACAATAGTTAGAGTGTGTTAGTCTCAGGGCACAGTGCCGGCTCATCTGTCAGTGCAGGGACCCAGAGAGACACTTGGAATCCCCATCAGAGCAGGAGGAGATGAATTAAATGCAGCCTGTGAACACAGCGGACTTCCCTGAGGGCACTGAACTGGCCCCTCTGCACTAGCCTTTCCCATGTGGCCGTTAGAAGGTAGCAGCTGGCCCAGTAGGGCGGGGGACCCTCCAGACCGCCTGTGCTCTGATGCCTGTGGGTGGGCTCAGTGATGCCCCTGCCAGTCAGAGCCCCAAAGTCTTGTCCCTCAGCCCCCATGGTCTCTCTAGCCTCAGTCCGAGGGTGAGGGCTGCCCTGGTTCCTGGGGTCCTACTTGCAGCCCCCTGTTCTCCTGTGTGCCACTCTGCCTCTGTGTCATCCCAGCCAGAGCAGGGCAGGACGCTGTCAGGGGAGACAGAGGGCTACATTGTCACTTTCATGGGCCCTAGGCACTTTCACCTTCGTGGACTCATTCATCCacagaaaagtattaaaaattacattttataactGCATTCGTACAAAGTTGAATACAATCATGGCtagatataatgttatatattcaTTGCTATTATAGTCATGTTAATATTCTGTTcataaaaggaattaaaattaaaatatttttgtgggtCCCTAGAAGTATCATGGTCCGTAGGTACAGTGCCTACTGTACCTAATGGATGAGTTGGTCCCTTGGGAGGTGGTTTTTCTGGTAGCAGCGCAGGCGCCCTGGCAGGGAAGTAAATGCTGCTGCTGCCTAGGGAGACTAGGCACTTGCAGGTGTTGCTCTGAGATCGCCCCCGCTAGCCATCTATGGGTACTGCAGGGCAAGCTTGAGGGCTCATGGAGACCTCCAAGGGGGACTGCCTGCGGTTTTTTCTGCCCTGGTGTCTTGGCAGGCAGCAGGCTAGCAGCTGGGGTTCCCCTGGGGACTCAATCTTCTATTCGTGATTcttttgaatctcagctctatcGAATGAGATTTTGTGAAACTAGACTCTCCACTCTTCAAATCACTGGCAACATTACTTACTGTCGGTAAAACGGAGAACTAGCTGTTACTTAGAACATAGACTTATTCCGTGTtgtcacagagaaggaaaccaaaaCATAGAGAAGTTATCTAAAGCTAAGGTGGTAGATAGAGCTGGCTTCCTTAGCCTCATAGAattctatttgtatttcttatgatTAGGGGTAGCCTCTTATGTAACTACAGAGCAATTATCAACTCTATACACTTACATGGATACAATACTTTTTCCTACATGTCAGATGATATAATCATGTGCTTTACAGAGTTTCTCACCTGCAGTATGGGTTCCAGCCTAGGGTCAGGTGTGTCAAGAAGCTGTCAGGTCTCATTtgcctcctttaatctggaacatttccaTAGGCTTTTGCCTCCTTTTATTCTCAAAAAGgtttctgtgtttctgtgtgtgtgtggatgggggTTGGATTGTTGGGTGTTAAAATGTCAAGGTGTATGTATGTGTTGGAAGTGTTGTGCAGTGTGTTTGTGAGAGTATCGGTATGTTGTGTTCCTaggtgtgtgagagtgtgtgtgtgggtttgagtgtagtttgtgtgtatgtgaggtTGTATAGAATGAATGTTGGTGTGAGTTTGTGGGTATATGTGTAGGTGTCAGGGTGTGTCTGAAATGTGTAGGTGGgatgtgtgtctgggtgtgtgtgggtTTGTGGGGGATTTATGAGTGTGGGATGTTTCTTCTGTGTGGGGATATATCAGTAGAGTTGAGTATGGGGATttctaaagtgtgtgtgtggatgtgtgtgtatgaggagtgtataaagtgtgtgtgtgtgtgtgtgtaactcaggggtgtgtatgtgtatgtatggctgGGCATTCATGTGTGCACGGGCGTTGTGAGTGGGCGTGTGCAGGTTTATATGTGAGTGTAGGGGTATAGTGTCAGTGTGGTTGTGTGGGTGTTTGTGGCAGTGTGTTTGTGTACatttatgtaaatgaaaattttatttattctgtttaatttacaaaaattagATTAATACtggttaaaatatgttttaagcaacataaaaggaaataatgttttattgacTCATTATTTCCAAGAGAAGCGTGCAACTATAGCAAGGTCTTAGGGGCAAGAATTAGACCGAAGAGTAGAAGCAGGTtacaaataaaaggaatgtaaTGCTTATGCAATCACTCAATgttgtaactttaaaaatttcaaaaacattttagttGGTAATAATttacagaaaagtagaaaatgtacaaataaactttccttttctctattcCCAGGGTCACCTACATTTTGCCTAAattgtttgtttctctctttctcgttccctccctctctcttcctccctctctgtctctgtctctctcagtgGTTTCTAGGTCCCCAGGGTTTGGGTTTTATTCAGGTGTGGAGCCCATCGCCAGTGCAGAGCTAGTTGGCTGCTCACAGTTCCCGGGGGGAGGAGCGGGTCGTGCTGGCCCACAGGAGAGGACAGTGACAGGCAGAGAGCCAGGGCGGGGCACTGCGGGGAAGCCCGTGTGATGTTCTCCAGGGAAGGAATGGACGAGGCTTGAGGGTGAGGCTGACCAGGTTTAGGATCGGCTAGCTTGAGTAATTTcagtgagctggggctggggtgtAGGGGCTGCCCAAGTTGTTGATGCCTGACCCTGGGGCGATTAGGACAGGGGGTTAGAGTCTCAGCAGcagagagggtggggtggggtgctggTCAGTTTGCATGTGAAAGGCCAGCTGAGGGAGAGAGTCTGCTGTCTCTAGGTATCTGCTAACCCTGGGAGGGGATGTGAAAAcatcagaaacagaaagtagaaaaccTGGTTAACACAGGGCCACTTACATAATGTAATCACTGACACATCTGGATTATAGCCTCATATCTTTAGCTCACCCATTTCCTGAAGATGCCTGTTCCTGTTCCTGGATGGATCAGCTAAGTTAAAGGCAGGTGTGTGGGCTGCACCACGTGCAGCTGTTCAGCCTCCAAGATACCTGTTTATACCTGTGCATGACAAGGGTGCTCCGCTCAGGGGGTGGAGTTGTGGGCTGTGTAGCCGCCCTGGAAGACACCCCCCAAAATTCACCTTGTTACATTTTTCACTGATTCGTGGACAGTACACCATGAACTGACAGTGTGGTCAGGTGCCTGGCCGTGGGACAACTGAACGGTCAAGTCCCAATCTTTGTGGGGATAAACATTATGGCAAAACATAATGCTTTGCTCAGCATCCACAGCCCCTGTTCATGACTCCTGCAGATGCCCATGGAAAATGGCCATTCAAGGATAACGTCAATGGAATCAACAAGTGAATCAAATCTGCACTGCCCAGGTGGGGACCCATATCATGTGGATACTCCATCACACAGGGCATGGTACTCCATCACACAGGGCATGGTACTCCATCACACAGGGCATGGTGATCCATCTACATTCAGCATCGAACTCAAAATAAGGCCTAGCGAAGCCAGCACCTGAGGCCAAGGAAGCCTGACCAGTGTGGCTGACTGCCAGCTCCACAGCTGAGTGACAAAGGGAACGCCAGGGCAATAACCAGCGATGCCATCCCCATCGGCACAGCATACGTGGCCTATAGTATTCCAGGACTCTCAGATGGTCTATGCTTCACACCTGGATTCACAAAACACATCCAATCCACAATGGCACTGCCTTACGGTAAGAACTACCGGGAGTGCACAGTTACCCAGATCGCTCCCAGGACCTTTAATGCCCTGTCTCATCTCCAAGCAGTCGGTGCCATTGGAAGATGGAGTGGACGCTGACAGGGAACACTGAAAGGATGAGTGGACACCAAGGCTCACCTCCCAGAGGAGCGCACACTTAAGGAAGGCAGCTTGAGCTCTAAATGGGCCGATTCCCTGGAAGACCACCTTCTAGTTACGTAGAATGTTTAATTATGAGCCTCGGAAATGAGGGAGGAGGCCCACACAATCTGGAAGACTCTCCAACCACATGAGTAATCTTTCTCACCCCACTTTTCTTCTTCCCATGCACCCCTGGAAGCTCCTAGTACTGGAATTTGCAAGTTGCCCAGAAGAGCCCTGTGGCGGGCGAGACTACCCTAGTGCTCATTGTGCTGCCTGCCCTGCTGCTGGAAGGGCAGGAGGGGCAGTGATGGTAACGATCATGAACATGAGGTGACAGCCCATAAGGTGGTCCTGCTGGTGTGGGCCCCCCATCAGGGCAGAGGGAGTTGTTCTATGATGGGTCAAGGTGTTCTATGATGGGTCTATGATGGGTCAAGGAGTATAAGGATGAAGCTGCTGGGCACGTAGGGAGGAGTCTGGGCACGTGGCGCCGGTGAGACAAGGGGAGGACTGGAGACAAGACCAGTGATCGCTGAGGGACTGGTCGTTCGACCACTTGGTTGTGAAGAGAGTAACTACCCTGGTTGATGGGAATAGAAGGCCTTCGACTCACAGCGTCAAGGGTGGGAGGAGGCACCATTCAcctctctctcagcttttgtccGCAGGGCATCTGGCCACTTTCACCCAGACTGCTACTCTCATCCTCAGCTTGATCAGCGGCCAATGAAGAGTCTTGATCTAAGGACTCTTGGAAACCTTCCCGCAACTGCTGCCCCCAGGAGTGAACAGCCTCCACCAAGCAGGACAGAACAAGACTGACCTTCTGGATACTGATATGACTTTTTTAAGCCTCATCATGAAATTTTGaactcttttatatattttgcacaGACTATAGTAACTGTTCTAAGTTTAAATGCTTGTGGGATTCTGACCCCACATGCGCAACGCCTCCTGCTGAGCTTGCTGCTACTTAGTATGTGAAAGTCTGGCCTATACTTACCCACAACACACAAACTAGTCTAAATTCTCTCTTGTGGTGATAAAGAGTGCCTTGCCCTAGACTTCCTGCTGGCTTTTGAGGTGGGGTATGTGCAGTTGCCAACTTGCTGCATCTAGGTTAATAATAATACACTTAGCTGATTTGGCTCCAGGTGGGAGCCTGGCCGGTCTGTGTTCCAATGGGCCTGATCATCCTCCTGGGAGTCATAGTCACGGTCACTCTCGCCTGATGTTGCCTAAGACACAGAAGACACTTGGGTCCACAGCCCTTCAGTACAGGCTGTGAGGGCGCAGCCTATGTCTCTCAAAAGAATTCAGTTGGTTATGTGAAAATTTGGGTTGTAGCATTGTAGGGCAATGGCTCTACCCTAGTGACCTTGCATATAAGCATATAGGCCCTGCAGGCAAGGCTTGAACTGCAGCTGATCCGGATCTTGGCAGAAGGCCTTGTGATCCTCCTGGGAGCCCACTGCCTGAGTACAACAGGCCCTTCGTCCTGGCCGCCGCCAGCTTCAGCACGGGATCCCCTAAGAAGCTCCTTCTCCTCTCAGTTGAGACTATGGCTGACTGGCTGGGTGGGGCTCTGTGGTAGTGGTGAAAAGATTCAAAGACATTATTTGGGTGTAGGATGGGGAAAGATGGAGCCCAGTCAGGTGAGGGGACACCCACTGTGATGTAACCGAAAGTGAGGTCTGGCTGTTCACTGCTCAAGAGCCAATAatgaggcaaggttggtggaaaagaAAGTTGGCTTTATTTCGGATGCTGGtaaggtggggagggtggggaggtttGGAGGGTGTCCAAACGCCCATTCCCCGCCACTGACAATCAGTGGACAAGAtcttttatagacagagggaggggttACATGCGGAAACAGTACCGTCGGCTCTGACGGTCATCTTGAAATTGCTCACGTGGaggtctgaccagcgtcatcttgattgttttaagtacagttaatcttcagttccagggtcggtttgttcccatttccttgaggccagttctcggaattgtggcagcttctgtcatggctacagcctgggcatcatgtagttaacttcttccacctggtgtgggtttcagtatctataagacagctcacaggatgtggctcagaacattatctatagcccttgagaggGAACTAAAAGTCCTTAACTTTGCTCagtgactaaactattattgttttgtcctgtttgactgcttttctttgctcctgaattttttcacttctctggttaaacttattctttggctaaagttttctacagacaaaaggcaggctgaggacatggggggcaaggatcatagggtcctgctccatttcagagAGAGGTGTTTCTTAGAGCTTCCGTCCTTCCAGCCACTTGCTGTGGCTCCACACACAGAGGTAAGCAGTGTGCCCTGCttggggagagaagagggcaaGGGGAGGAGGGGCCAGGAAAGAGTCAGTTCCATGGTAGGAGGGagagttagggaagtttttgtttttattttttgatgttttctttttttctgtctttttcattatttatgattttgttgttgttgatcttGTTTGCTGTACCATGAGGTCCTAGCAGTCCTTCCTCTAATAGAAACTGACAGCCTATAGAGACAGAACTCACTGATGACCATGCATGATGACTAGAAATACATACATGTACAGAGCGAGAAGGACAGTGAAAAGATTTAGTTTACCTGTGAGAAACATCCCACGAATGTCTCGTATTAACAAgtgcaaaatataaacaaacacataaaccCCGATCAAAATGAAAGCAAGTAAAACTACCTAACATTAAAACACAGTgtaagcagccgcatagcacagggagatcagcttggtgctttgtgaccacctagaggggtgggatagggaagatgggagggagatgcaagagggaggagatatggggatatgtgtatatgtatagctgattcactttgttatacagcagaaactaacacaccattgtaaagcaattatactccaataaagatgttaataaataaataaaaattttaaaaaaagaaaagaaaaggaaaggactgTCACATACGGAAATGTGgacatgtgaaaaataaataaataaaactagtctttggaacaacaacaataaataaataaataaataaataaataaatgcatgagagcaatgaaaaaaaaatttaaaaataaaacgtaGTGTATAAAATGGTGTGAGAAATTTAAGTCACTCGACAGTCTTTTAGTCAAGAAAAAGCTGTGTTTGTGTCCTTTTAAATTTCACCCTGAAGGCCTTGCAGAAGTGATGGAGGTTAAAGCTTCCAGCCTTGTTCCATCTGACAGGGGATGCAGTTCACGGTGGGCCAGTGCTCCTTTCTTATTCTCCGTTTCGGTGGACTTTCCTGCCAGCGTGTTGATGCCCTCCCCAAGCTCCGTGCTGTGCCGTCCTGTCTGTGCTGCTGAGGCAGTGAAAACTGTAGGGAAGAGAATCAGTACAAGAACACACAGCTTGAGTCTGCTGTTGCTGATGAAACTGAGCGGTGTCCTGCGACGGGAGCCACTCTTCCCCACGGTCTTTTTGGGTGAGTTTGGTGATTGCTCGTCTCTCCTGACCTCACTCCATTCTGTGATGTCATCACTGCTCAGAGAGGTTTCCTAGAGCCAACATTCTTTTCCTCTTAGGCATGCAAAGGGAAACTTTACCCTGGCAGCTCTGTAGGTCAGATGCCAGGAGGCTTGATGGGTTTCTCTGCTCTGTGTTCACAAGGCCCAGCCAAGACGGCAGGGCTGGATTCCTTTCGAGAGCCTCTAGGGGAGAATTACTACCAAGCTCGTTCAGCTTGTTGGCAGAATTTGGTCCTCTGTGCTTGTAGGACTGAGGTCGTGAATCCCTTGCCTGCTGGTGGTTGGCGTtgttctcagcttctagaggctgtccCCAGGCTTTGGCTCATCTTTCTCCATCCTCAAAGCCGTCAACTGCCAGtggagtttttctctttcttccaatcTCCTGACTTCTGAGAGCTtgaatttcttaataatttttgagccAAGGGAcccatgttttcattttgcaaGTTATGTAGCTGACCCTGGCCAGTAGTGGCTCCACCTTTCCCACAACACTTGAAGGAGGCCCCAGAAGCCATTCTCAGTGcaacttacttcactccataCTTGCCCAACGTGTACGTGTTGTCTTCGCCCATGGTCTTGAGCATCCAGAGGGCAGGGGACAgctcaggaagggaagaaagagagtgGGAGTTGGCACAGGGCAGAAAGGGACCCCCAGAGCAGCCCCTCAATGCTCATAGCAAAGCAGGTCAAAAAGTTGAGTCTCCAGGCCTCTTAAAGCAATGGACTGTAGGAGAGATGCAGGGTTGGCCAAGGTGGTGTTTGGTGGGCCAGACAGAGGCGGCCAGGGGCTCATCCAAGAGAGAGACAGGAGGCCCCATATTGGACCAAGGAAAACTCACACTGGAGCCAGAGCTCTGAGTACTGCCATCAACCCTGACTTGACCAAGACCTGCTTCCCAAGGCCACACCCCTaccctgccctgggcctcagtttcttccttggCCTAATGAGACTGGTGGTAAGCCCTGCTTACCTGACTAGAGCACTGTGAGTTCAGAGGAGGTGGATGTACAGGAGCCCTTTGTACCCTGAAGGACCAGACACACAGGTCACATCCCTGGACTCAGGTCTCCATAGACACCATGtccatgggaggctgtgaggagGGACAGGACACAAGGGGCCCCAGGCTCCCCTCACAGTGTGGTTTCCATGACCATCCCAAGGATTACTGTTAGGGTTGTTGCTTTGGTGACTGGATGGACCCCAGGCACCCCACTCAGTGGTGCCACTGGAAGAAAACTCACTTCGATGAGGTTGCCCATGGGCACACAGGTGACCATCATGGCAGGGAGCCATGGAGGGAACCCCTTGCTTCACCAGCTTCAGGGACAACAGGGGGATCCGTCTCGTGTCCACTTCATAGCCAGGGTTTCACACCAACACAGCATGGCTCTCACCAAACACAGCTCTAGCCCACCCAAAGTCTTGCCACCCAACAGCCCTCCTAGTCTCCATCCCCATCCAATCTACAATCCCACCTCCCCAGGCTCTTCTCTTGTGTGTTGTTTTAATCGAGCTCGATATCTGAAAGGAAGTTCTCCCGAGGGCGGGGGGTTGTTGCTGGAGCCAtgatcagtggttcttaactgaTGGTGAGCAGTCAGAAAGGTGCCTTTAAAATCTCCAgattactttattttgttttgttttttcattttctttttcttttttgatttaatATTTGTTGGCTTCCAAACTACTTTTCGGAAATAAGAAAAGCAGGTGCCACCTGGATCTATTGAGTTGGACCTGGGATCATGAGAAAGGTAGGGCTGAAGAAATGGAATCAAAGGAAATTGTGTTCTGATCTGCAGTCCatccttctccccaggagatggtCCCTTCTCTCTTTACTTCCAAAAGCGCATACTAAATGTCAGAACCTGGGTGGAGCCTCTGGAGGGGCTGTTTCTACCTTCCCAGGGCATCCACAAGCAGACTTAAGACCTCCACTAGGACATGCCAGTCTGTGGGGAGGGACCACGTAGGCACCCAGGAAAGGTGGAGGGGTGTGTGGGCCTCGTGTGAAGTGCCCTGTCTTACTCCAGCCTCCTGGAAATCGATGTCTTTATAGGCTCAGCCCACTTCCTGCCGAAGCTCGTGGTCTCCAGGAGGCAGACCCTGAGATCCTGGGGGTTTGCAGGTCTTTGTCCTGGTAGAAGAATGAGGGAGGATGTGCCTTCTCAGATGTACCCGAGGCATCCAGAGTCCCCAGGCTCTGGGGACAGAGCACCCTCTGTCACCCTCTGGGGATAGACCTAGCCTCGGCCCCCAACTGTCATCTCTACATCCATGCCCCCAGTAAAACCCACTCACAGGAATGGTGCCCATGCCCACCAGTCTGCTCCATGTCTGGGGCTGGCTGTGAGCGTGGCCCTCTTCTGCAAAGCTCAGGCACCCTCCCACTCAGCCTCCACCTGGGACCAGCTCACCTTGTCACGCAGCCCCAGGTGCTGCGGAGAGGAGCTGGCTGGATGTTTGTTGTCGTGGCTGGTGGTGAGATCCGGAGTCGGAGCCTGGCGCAGGCTCAGGTCCTTGGACAGGGAGGGAGGTTGGCCTCAAGTTTGgctctgcagcagcagcagcacggTCACCCTGATGCCACCAAGTATTCTGGCTACAGTGTGTCGGGTGCAGCCTCTGTTTGGTTTTATGTACCCACCCCCAGAGAAGGGTGGCGCTGCCCTCCTGCCAGCTGGCCTCCTTCACCAAACCCGTGCCTGGGAAACCCCAGCCGGGCTGAGGGCTTTCCAAGAGGATGTAACCTGCCGCAGCTTTTTGCTTCACATGAAGTGGGAAGTGGGAAGGAAGAAGCTGACCCGAAGCAGAGAGAGGGTCCTGACACTCAGCCCTGACCCAAGTCCCCACCCTCACAGCAGCCGTGGCTGCCTTCCCTGCTCACtgcagagggcaggagggagggccgAATTCCCTCCCCTGGTCCCTGTGAGACGACCAGCATGGTGGGTGAGTCGGGGCATTTGGTCCAAGTCTTGGGTCTCCTGTTTCCTGGATGGTAGATCCTTATTTGAGTGATTTAACCTGTAGGTTTCATTTTCCTCATGAACTGGACAACTCAGGGAGCTGGTGGGTGTTCCCCAACATTTGGGGGCACAGCAGCCTGAGGTCCAGTTCCCCTTCCTGCCCAGAGTCTCACGGACAGGAGGGATGGCTGGGAGGAGCAAAGGAGAGGGGAGACGCAGGATCAGGCCTCATACCTGACTTTGTTGGGGTGAAAGGTGCATGAGGATTTCTCAAGGACCAGATGTGGAGTCAGGGGCAAACCCGCCTGGGGACAAGGGCTGTGGTGTGTCTCCCGAGAAGACCTCCACTCTGACAGGCTGTGAGGACTAAGCCAGGAAAGCCAGACTGGAGGCATGGGAGGCAGGCCCCCACCACGGGAGTTGCAGTCTATGGGCCTACACAGGATCCagggaggatggggaaggggacTTCAGTTGGAAGAGTGAGCAAATGCAAAGTTTCAGAGGCAGGAAAGCACAGGGAGGATTTCAGGGTTACCTAATAGCCAGTAACCATGTGTATTGCTAATTATTTTCTACTGTGATCATCTGCTTTTCCTCCTTCGACTTGGGGAAAGAATACAGCTTGACCAAGAGGCCCCTGGGGCAACACCTGGACTGTGAAACCAGGTTGCACAGAAGCCcagctctccttccttctccaagGCTGAGTGCGCAACCAGCGCcatccatccaggctgccaccttCTGAGGTGCCCTGGCCAAGCCCCCAAGAGTCCCGCAGGCCAACTGAGTCCAGGAGCTGCCCCAGGCCTCACAACCACATGGTCATTCCTCCAGAAAACTGTACAAGAATCTCCTTCTTGGCCTGTGGCCCCTCTAACACTTTGGGCCATTATCTCTCCCAGTTGTGCTGCCTCTATCCCCAGCACCGGTGCCCGCAGCCTGGTGTCTGATCCACAGCGCTGGACAGGGAGCCACTGGGGGTCAAATCAGAAGAGACTTCCTGAGGCTGTGGGAGCCAAGAGGAGGAGGTGCCATTTCTGGTTGGaggtcagggaagccttccccagGAAGGGCAGCGCAAGCAGAGGGATCAGGCGCAGAGACGGGGAAGAGCAGGGGGCTCAGCGCTGTCTGAGTGGTTGCGGTGGATGGGGCAGCCTGACACCTGAGGCCtgcagggcaggggctgagggcagCAGGGAGCATCAAGACCCAGACCCTGACGCCCCTGCCTCAAGGCAGCGGGGGAAATGGCCACATCAGTGCTTAGCGTGAGCCCCTAGACAATGGTGTGGAGGGCGGACAATGGTCTGGGGAGAGCCTGGAACCAGAGAAGGTGGAGTCCGGAGGCTGTGGCTACGCTTGAGAGGAGAGAAGACGGTGGTAGGAGCTGGGCCGGGCTGGTGGGAGGCCAGAGGGAGTGTCCTCAGGAGGAAGAAGGAGCAGGTGGGGCTCCCAGGCTTTCAGCTCAGGGCTCCTGCGGCGGCACCCAGCCAACAGCAGCCAACAGCCCAGTGCGGACAACCAGGGGCACTCATGGGAGTCTTGAGCTCAGAGATACAGACCAGTGATGTGTGTCCTTGATAACTGGTATCTTGAGAAGGGGTTTGGCCAGGAGTGTGTGAGGACTGGGAGGAGAAGCAGCCCGGATGCACCTGTGCCAGCCCTGCCTCTTCGGAGGAGGGTCCTTGGAGGAGACCGAGCAGGAGCCAcgggggaggcaggagggcacCCAGGAGAGGGGCATCAGGGGAGAACTGGTCAAGGGCCATTTCAGGAGGACAGAGGGGTCCCCAGAGTCTGTGTAGTCGAAGACAAGGCTTGAGTGTGAATTTGGATCCAGTGAGGACTGGCCAGCCTGCAGTGGCCTGGAGTGTGAGAGACGGCAGTGAATTGGGGTCCCAGTGCAGATGAGCCCTCCCATGCTTGGTTGAGGAGGGGTCTGGGGAACAGGCCATGTCTGGTGGGGACCTGTGAAGAACTATTTGACCCAGAAAACAGTGTGGATGAATCCAGGACAGGAGACAGATGCAGCCAAGCCCCTGACTGGCGGAGGGCTGGACCCAAGGACAGGAAGGTGGAGGTTGAAGTCTGCCTAGGGACAGGCTGGGCGGGTAAGACTCTAGTAGGGGTTGGTGCtgtcatccattcatccaacgtTAACTGAGTGCCGCTTGGGTTCCAGACAGTGCCTGGAGTTGGAGGTTGGTGCCGAATACACTCCTTTACCCTATTCctgcggaggccagagtgaggAGGCAGAGGGGACGTAAGACAGAGCCTGGTCCTCCCTCTCCTGAAGGACTCAACGCTCTTGAGCAACCCTGCCTTTGACACTCCCCATGGGCCCCAGGAGAGGCCAAGATGTTGTCAGGGAGATGGAGAAACCATTTCTTCACCTTCGCAGGAGACTTCCCGCTCCCACTGCCCAGCAATCCCGTGAGGCAACAGCAGGGGCTGAGGCAAGTCCAGCTCACAGCCGGGGAGGAGATCAGGGATGGGGCAGGTCAGGGAGGAGTATGCTTGGGCCATTGCATCAGGCCCAGGAGGGACATAAAGGATGGTCCTGCATGCTGGGAGGAGACCGACTTGGGGACCATGGAGACTCAGAGGGCCAGCCTTGCCC
This genomic interval from Balaenoptera ricei isolate mBalRic1 chromosome 11, mBalRic1.hap2, whole genome shotgun sequence contains the following:
- the LOC132375328 gene encoding LOW QUALITY PROTEIN: uncharacterized protein LOC132375328 (The sequence of the model RefSeq protein was modified relative to this genomic sequence to represent the inferred CDS: inserted 1 base in 1 codon), which codes for MAVELCRVHPLVPDVKATNFSGGQHRSQTQRVEESKSCAASIPSTGARSLVSDPQRWTGSHWGSNQKRLPEAVGAKRRRGDVRQSLVLPLLKDSTLLSNPAFDTPHGPQERPRCCQGDGETISSPSXGDFPLPLPSNPVRQQQGLRQVQLTAGEEIRDGAGQGGVCLGHCIRPRRDIKDGPACWEETDLGTMETQRASLALGRWPLWLLLLGLVVPSASAQALSYREAVLRAVDRLNERSSEANLYRLLELDPLPKADEDPDTPKPVSFTVKETVCPRTSQQPPEQCDFKENGLVKQCVGRVTLDQSKDQSDINCNEIQSARLLRWVFRLLRRGRGR